Within the Dolichospermum compactum NIES-806 genome, the region CCGGAGATTATTCAAGGAATTTAATAAATTAAAATCATGATTAGCACTGACATCTAAGGTATCAGCTAAAACGATTTTTCTTAACTGGTTAGCATGGATGATTTCTAAAACCGATGCAACAGAAGTTTTAAATTTATCACCATTATTAGTGATTTTTTTATATAAATTTAAAGGAGATTTATCAATATTTATAGAATGGGTATGCAAGGATCTAATAATTTCTAAATGGCGTTGTAAATTATCCAATATTTTGGGAATATTCATTCTAGAATTAATAATTGTATTCATTATTAATGTGCAGCGATTATTTTTTAAAGCTATTTGCCAACAAGGTAAGAAAACCGTAGCAGAAGGAAATGGATAATCTGCTTTTTTATGCTGATCAAAAAAACTAAAAGTACAAAAAAATCGAGGCAGGGAAAAAGTCTGATTTTTATCAGAGATAGGAATTATGTTTTCCAGACAATTTTTGATAAATTCTTCTGATTTTGTAAACCTATCTTGACCAGAGATTTCTATTTTATCTAAAGTACCAATTGCGGCTATTGCTTCACCATTACTTCTATTTTCAAAATAAAAGTTTATGGTATTTCTATGATTAAATTTATCGAAAACTAGCAAAGGATCAACTAAGCTAATTTCTAGGGGAATACTGACAATTTTACTATTATTATGGCGACGGCAATTTTCCTGAACCTCTAATAGCAATTGATTAAGGTATTTGTAATCTACAAAGGTGTGGCTGCGACATGGTGAAATTGTCATGGATGTAAAGTTAATTTTTATTAAGTTATCTTCCTAAAATGTAATAAATCATGGTGGTATTTTTATAGGTAACATAATTCAGTCACCATTAACCAGCATAAACTTAGCTCGATTATGGGGTTTATCCTGTTTTGGCGGCAAGATAGCAGGTTTTAGGGCAGGATATTCGCCTATAATCATAAAACTAGCATTTTTTGGTAATTTACCAAAGTTAAACAATTTTAGATTGATTGTCCTCATGAGTGATCAACAATCATAAATCTCAAATAGCTAGTCAAGTTTCCTGGAAAATTATAAAATTTAACTGATAACTAAAGTTCTGTTCTGGTAATTTAATTAATCACGACTGATGACTTCAACTCAGATTTCACCACCTCAAGCTAAACTATGGCTGGCGGCTATTAAACCGCCAATGTACAGTGTTGCTATTATGCCGATTTGGGTAGGTTCGGCGGTAGCATTTAGGGAAGTAAAGATTTTTAATATAACAATATTTTCTCTGTTTATTGCCGCAGCAATTTTAATTTTAGCTTGGGAAAATATTAGTAATGATGTATTTGATGCCGAAACAGGAATTGATCAGAATAAACATCATTCATTGGTGAATTTAACTGGTAATAAAACTTTAATGTTTTGGATAGGAAACCTGTGTTTAGGTTTGGGGTTGTTGGGAATAATAGCGATCGCTCTTGTGCAAAAAGACCCCACAGTTATTGCTATAATCCTGTTATGCTGCGGCTTAGGCTATATGTACCAAGGTCCCCCCTTTCGGCTAGGATACCAGGGTTTAGGGGAATTTCTCTGCTTTTTTGCCTTTGGTCCATTGGGTATGGGTGCAGCCTATTACAGTCAAACTCAAACTTGGTCTATCATCAATTTAGCAGCTTCCGTGATTTTGGGCATTGTTACTAGTTTAGTGCTATTTTGCTCCCATTTTCATCAAGTTGCAGATGACATAGCCGCAGGAAAAAAATCTCCAATTGTGCGTTTAGGAACGCAAACAGGCGCAAAGGTATTAGTCGGATTTACGGCGAGTATTTATCCTTTAACTCTGCTATTTGTGATGTTGAATATTTTCCCAATTTGGACATTACTCAGTTTCCTGAGTTTACCTTTCGCAATTCAATTATGTGGTCACGTCTTAGAAAATCACAATCAACCAGACAAAGTAAGTAACTCTAAATTCATTGCTATTAGAGTTCAGTTTGTGAGTTGCTTATTTTTAGGTGTGGGATTTATTCTTGGTTAATAATTTTCACAATTCAGAATATATAGCAAAGTACAGAGAAGGGGAGAAAATTTCTTCTTACTTTTTCTTTACTTCTTCTTTATTCCTCCTGACTCCTTTCTCATGATTTATCAATTTTCCTTTCGTTACTTTAGTCAGAAATTCACCAAACCTATTATTACAAATCATGGAGTTTGGGAAATCCGCGAAAGCATAATTATCCGCTTAATTGATGAAAAAGATCAGATTACTTGGGGAGAAATTTCTCCTATTTCTTGGTTTGGTTCAGAAACCATAGAACAAGCCTTAGATTTTTGTTCTCAACTTCCACAAACAATTACCAAAGAGAGAATATTCGATATTCCCGATAAATTACCAGCCTGTCAATTTGCTTTTGAATCTTCAACCCACGCAGGTGGGTTTCGTCTGTGTAGCCGCGTTCGCGTGCCGGAGGCATCTTTCCAATCGCCTAATCTTACTAATCTCACCTACAGCGGCTTATTACCCGCCGGAAAATCAGCCTTAAATCAATGGAGTAACTTATGGGAACAAGGATATAAAACATTTAAATGGAAAATCGGTGTGAATGAAATAAATCAAGAATTAGAAATATTTGATTTACTCATTTCCAGTTTACCAACATCAGCAAAATTACGTTTAGATGCTAATGGCGGACTTACTTATCAACAAGCTAAATTATGGTTACAAAAATGTGATCAATTCTCAGCCAAAATTGAATTTATCGAACAACCTTTATCTATAGATAAATTTACAGCAATGCAAGAATTAAGTAACTTATATTTAACACCCATAGCCTTAGATGAATCTATCGCCAATCTCTACCAATTAGAATCATGTTTTCAACAAGGTTGGCGGGGAATATTTGTAATTAAACCGGGAATATTCGGTTCACCATCTCGGTTAAGAGAGTTCTGCAAACAACATCAAATTGATACTGTATTTTCATCTGTCTTTGAAACCGAAATTGGGAGACAAGCCTCACTACAATTAGCCGCAGAATTATCCACAAATAACCGTGCTGTTGGCTTTGGAATTAACCACTTTTTTTCACAACAAGAAACAAACTGGCTAGAAAGTATATGGAAAACCTTTTAGATAATATCCACAATCATCATTGGCTAACTTGTGATCATAGCCAAGAATTACCAAAGATAGCAACAGAATTATATTTAAAATTAACCCAGTTATCAAATCCAAAAATCATCATTGCAGAAAAATCACCAGTGAGATTTTTAGGAAGTTTTATTGCTGCTTGTGCGGCTAAATGTCCAGTTTTCTTATGTAACCCTGATTGGAATCAAGAAGAATGGAAACAAGTCTTTAATTTAGTGCAACCAGATATAGTTTTAGGAATAGATTATAACTTTTCCAAATCACCAATCACCAATCACCAATTACCCATTACCAATCCTATCATGATTCCTACGGGTGGTTCATCAGGAAAGATTAAATTTGCTATTCATACATGGCAAACATTAACCGCCTCTGTACAGGGATTTACAGAATATTTTCAAATCAATTCAGTTAATTCATTCTGTGTATTACCATTATATCATGTGAGTGGATTAATGCAATTTATGCGTTCATTCACAACAGGCGGTAAATTAATAATTACCACATCTAAAACATTAGAAAATTCTCAAATACCAAATATTAAACCAGCCGAATTTTTTATATCTTTAGTTCCTACTCAATTACAAAAAATCTACCAAAATCCTGAATTAACTCAATGGTTATCCAAATTTTCTACTGTCCTTTTAGGAGGTGCGCCACCTTGGAATGAACTATTAGAAAAAGCGAGATATCATCAAATTAGATTAGCACCTACCTATGGAATGACAGAAACCGCTTCTCAAATAGCAACACTCAAACCAGAGGAATTTTTACAAGGTAAATTTAATAGTGGAAAAGTTCTGCCCCATGTTAAAATTGTCATTGATAATCCATCGGGAAATCTAAATATTCAAACTCAATCTTTATCATTAGGTTATTATCCCCAAATCTGGGAAAATAGAACTAACTTTATAGTTGATGATCTTGGTTTTTTAGATCATCAAGGCTACTTACATATTATTGGCAGAAACAGCGATAAAATTATTACAGGTGGGGAAAACGTTTACCCAATCGAAATTGAAGCGGCGATTAGAAAAACGAACATGGTAACTGATGTTTGTGTAATTGGTGTATCTGATAAACATTGGGGACAAGCATTAACAGCTATTTATATTCCCAATCATCAAAATATTTCTCATTTGCAAATTCAAACTCAACTGAGAAATCAACTGAGTAAATTCAAAATTCCCAAACATTGGATTTCCCTACCAAACCTACCCCGTAACACCCAAGGTAAAATCAACCGTCAACAACTCGAAAAAATCGCCAAAGATATTCTAAAAAACTAACTAATTACATCACCTCCTCCCTTGATTTTCTTCTTTCTGCACCCTCTGCGTCTCTGTGATTAGTTGTTAACCAATTATTTATGTAATCTGGTAATTCTTGCTTCATTTTACTACTTGCATCAATACAAACGTGCCTAGTAATTGCCTTAGCAACCATGACTTCATCTATGATAATCTCATAGGTAATTTCAAACTTATCTAAACCTATTTTTTCTGCTAATAAACTAATCATTAAATTGTCACCACAATACATAGGACGTAAAAAATCTACATTTGTATGAACAATAGGAAAAACCACAGATGGATTAGTAAAAAATGATTTCAGATTAATACTAGAGGCTGCTAATGAAACCTCATAAGCTTCATGACAAATTCTCAAGATATTAGCGAAATAAACGACTCCAGCCGCATCAGTATCTTGAAATCTTACGGTGTAGTAATATGTAAAAGCCATTGCAAAAATGTCCTGAATTAAAATCTGTTATTACATATTATTTTACTTCATATTAAGTATGTGGGTGCAGGAAACTCAAAGTATGTTTAGCAATGATTGTGATGTGATGACTGCTAATTTCTGTATTTAATAACGACCTTTATCGCGTTCTAAATCAAAAATGGCTTTTTCGATGTACCATCTGTCACTTTTCCCAGGATGTTTAATTTTTAGATTGTTGATTAATCTTTTGGCTGTGGGAATATCTCCCTGAACTTTTAATAACAGTTTATTCCATTGACGACCGGAAAAGCTAGAACTATTTGAGGACTGGCGCTTAATTTGTGAAAGCCTCTTATTCTTTTTATCTCTGGACTTTTTGGACTCCTGCATCTCTCCCCATTTCGGTTGGTAAATTGATCTTGTTTTCCTGTAAGCCTCGATTACCCTATCTAGGAGTGAGAAAATTACTCGCAATACCAGGAGTAGAAAAATTATCTGAGTGAGGATTAAAATTAAGATGCTCATGATGAATTAAGTTATGATAGATTTGGTTCATCATGTAACACCAAAGACAGTTAATTCAGTGATGCAGATCATACTGTACTGTGTCAGTGCTAAAAGTGCATATTTGGAGAAATTTCCCAAAAAAGCGATCGCCTAAATTACGAACTTATTTATTTTCTCCTCAAATTAACGGCTGATAAATATCCTCAGAAGCCGGATTCAGATAGGGATGCTGCACATCAATTAAATTTCTGGCAAAGTGTTGGTTAATTAATTCTATTCTTTCTTCTAGAGCATTTTTACCCTTTTGCCAAGATTCTAACAGCGCATTGGCAACAATTTGACAACGGTTCATCCCAAAACTTTCTTGAGGCGCAAATTTTTGATTTGGTTCTTCTGCTAACCCTAATCCCGGTGCTAAAAATTTTGTAAATAAGGGAATTTCGGGCTGAAAGTAAGCTTGATGTTCTTGATAAATATCTTGAAGAATATTCCGAATTGTGGGGTAATCTTGGCGTTCAAAATGCAGTACACCAGCATCATAACGCTGATATGCAGCGGGATTATAAAGAACTTGAAAACTAAAGGCAATTGCCGCATTATTCAAAGCTTGGGTTAAACTATCCATGAGGACAATTGCCCCGGCTGATGTCACATTAAAATAAATTCGCCCTCTTCCTAAATCGGTATTTTGTGGAGATTGATTTTCTATGGCTGTATTACTTACTGCTACATAACAGCCATTTTGCACGCGATTTTTAGGCATCCATATTGCTATTAATTCCCCCACTTTAGGTGACTTTTTCCGGGGTTGCAGATGACATTCTGGCTCAATATATAAGGTTAATCCATCCTTATTTACAGCCATACTCCCATCAGGTTCAATTCTCAAAATCTGCCAATCGGGTTCATAATGACCTGTACCATGATTGCTATGATGTAGTTGTTCATAGAATTCTTC harbors:
- a CDS encoding 2-succinylbenzoate--CoA ligase, translating into MENLLDNIHNHHWLTCDHSQELPKIATELYLKLTQLSNPKIIIAEKSPVRFLGSFIAACAAKCPVFLCNPDWNQEEWKQVFNLVQPDIVLGIDYNFSKSPITNHQLPITNPIMIPTGGSSGKIKFAIHTWQTLTASVQGFTEYFQINSVNSFCVLPLYHVSGLMQFMRSFTTGGKLIITTSKTLENSQIPNIKPAEFFISLVPTQLQKIYQNPELTQWLSKFSTVLLGGAPPWNELLEKARYHQIRLAPTYGMTETASQIATLKPEEFLQGKFNSGKVLPHVKIVIDNPSGNLNIQTQSLSLGYYPQIWENRTNFIVDDLGFLDHQGYLHIIGRNSDKIITGGENVYPIEIEAAIRKTNMVTDVCVIGVSDKHWGQALTAIYIPNHQNISHLQIQTQLRNQLSKFKIPKHWISLPNLPRNTQGKINRQQLEKIAKDILKN
- the menA gene encoding 2-carboxy-1,4-naphthoquinone phytyltransferase is translated as MTSTQISPPQAKLWLAAIKPPMYSVAIMPIWVGSAVAFREVKIFNITIFSLFIAAAILILAWENISNDVFDAETGIDQNKHHSLVNLTGNKTLMFWIGNLCLGLGLLGIIAIALVQKDPTVIAIILLCCGLGYMYQGPPFRLGYQGLGEFLCFFAFGPLGMGAAYYSQTQTWSIINLAASVILGIVTSLVLFCSHFHQVADDIAAGKKSPIVRLGTQTGAKVLVGFTASIYPLTLLFVMLNIFPIWTLLSFLSLPFAIQLCGHVLENHNQPDKVSNSKFIAIRVQFVSCLFLGVGFILG
- a CDS encoding isochorismate synthase: MTISPCRSHTFVDYKYLNQLLLEVQENCRRHNNSKIVSIPLEISLVDPLLVFDKFNHRNTINFYFENRSNGEAIAAIGTLDKIEISGQDRFTKSEEFIKNCLENIIPISDKNQTFSLPRFFCTFSFFDQHKKADYPFPSATVFLPCWQIALKNNRCTLIMNTIINSRMNIPKILDNLQRHLEIIRSLHTHSINIDKSPLNLYKKITNNGDKFKTSVASVLEIIHANQLRKIVLADTLDVSANHDFNLLNSLNNLRQSHPNCNVFSTSNGKGQNFIGASPERLISIHKQQLITDALAGSAPRGKNPTEDATNANNLVNSTKEKHEHKLVLDFITQHLSQLGLFPQVLAPRLRQLSNIQHLWTPISAVVPNHIHPLQIVAKLHPTPAVAGAARDIACAEIRRYESFERGLYAAPLGWVDGEGNCEFIVGIRSALIDGNYARLYAGAGIVAGSDPEKEFAEVQLKLQALLKALV
- a CDS encoding o-succinylbenzoate synthase, translating into MIYQFSFRYFSQKFTKPIITNHGVWEIRESIIIRLIDEKDQITWGEISPISWFGSETIEQALDFCSQLPQTITKERIFDIPDKLPACQFAFESSTHAGGFRLCSRVRVPEASFQSPNLTNLTYSGLLPAGKSALNQWSNLWEQGYKTFKWKIGVNEINQELEIFDLLISSLPTSAKLRLDANGGLTYQQAKLWLQKCDQFSAKIEFIEQPLSIDKFTAMQELSNLYLTPIALDESIANLYQLESCFQQGWRGIFVIKPGIFGSPSRLREFCKQHQIDTVFSSVFETEIGRQASLQLAAELSTNNRAVGFGINHFFSQQETNWLESIWKTF
- a CDS encoding acyl-CoA thioesterase — its product is MAFTYYYTVRFQDTDAAGVVYFANILRICHEAYEVSLAASSINLKSFFTNPSVVFPIVHTNVDFLRPMYCGDNLMISLLAEKIGLDKFEITYEIIIDEVMVAKAITRHVCIDASSKMKQELPDYINNWLTTNHRDAEGAERRKSREEVM
- a CDS encoding T3SS effector HopA1 family protein translates to MFDDSTNQILNSLFDIASNIQIEPNFCIYHPNYQPFALPTNIANRFQQNSPSLKQKYLNILLRNFLYGIYYNGSLQTALATNNNCQSQITFLENNSLGVDEEFYEQLHHSNHGTGHYEPDWQILRIEPDGSMAVNKDGLTLYIEPECHLQPRKKSPKVGELIAIWMPKNRVQNGCYVAVSNTAIENQSPQNTDLGRGRIYFNVTSAGAIVLMDSLTQALNNAAIAFSFQVLYNPAAYQRYDAGVLHFERQDYPTIRNILQDIYQEHQAYFQPEIPLFTKFLAPGLGLAEEPNQKFAPQESFGMNRCQIVANALLESWQKGKNALEERIELINQHFARNLIDVQHPYLNPASEDIYQPLI